One genomic window of Prosthecobacter algae includes the following:
- a CDS encoding sigma-70 family RNA polymerase sigma factor translates to MKLIRTYRVTAALDQRLRLADTLFRGIAADIRFFVFSSVPQEAGDDVLQETLKAIAAGLGRFDGDTKSEFWAWCYRIARNKSSDYFRRREADRLHSVSPDELLKMIESGQPRTAIPAQERLDLEYAVQLLRKANPDCYEFLWKHYVVGLAYGEIASEHNLQYDNVRMKISRCLREAQSLIS, encoded by the coding sequence ATGAAGCTAATCCGCACCTACCGTGTGACAGCGGCACTCGACCAGCGACTCAGGCTGGCTGACACGCTGTTTCGCGGCATTGCGGCAGACATCCGATTCTTTGTGTTCAGCTCTGTTCCCCAAGAGGCAGGCGATGATGTGCTTCAGGAAACCTTGAAAGCCATCGCTGCCGGGCTTGGAAGATTTGATGGCGACACCAAAAGCGAGTTTTGGGCGTGGTGCTATCGCATCGCCCGCAACAAGAGCAGCGACTATTTCAGGCGCAGGGAGGCCGACCGGCTGCACTCTGTTTCGCCGGATGAACTCTTGAAGATGATTGAATCAGGGCAGCCACGAACGGCCATTCCCGCCCAGGAAAGGCTCGACCTTGAATATGCCGTCCAGTTGCTTCGCAAGGCGAACCCTGACTGCTACGAGTTCCTCTGGAAGCATTATGTTGTCGGCCTTGCCTACGGCGAAATCGCCTCCGAGCACAACTTGCAGTATGACAATGTCCGCATGAAAATCTCGCGCTGCCTCCGGGAGGCGCAATCCCTCATATCCTGA
- a CDS encoding tyrosine-type recombinase/integrase, with product MASVFRREGTKFFHADFRDAKGIRRHRSTKVTNRKEAEKIAAKYEEAAQKRRTFAQVKQVISDFHEELTGEKVKAVSLRDFINDWLKEKEAETKPSTMDFYRSAATRFADFIGTQDNGDIFHVGRASVVQYRGDLLKTMSSTSTNHHLKCIKMIFRAAKKNGIVAEDPAESVDTVRKSEEGTERLPFELDDIKKVLALADDEWKSMILVGLYIGQRLSDVAKLEWSAVDLDSEKITLVTTKTGRRMSLPIAAPLKNHLTKTPKEKRQGPLHPHAAAVFAKTGKVSTLSNQFAKLLAAAGLREKVSHTKTKSGRGAKRDLNALSFHSLRHTAVSLLKAAGVDQATVMEMIGHESEQMSAHYTHVGEESLKKAAAKLPDIVSE from the coding sequence ATGGCATCCGTCTTTCGCCGCGAAGGCACCAAATTTTTCCACGCTGACTTCCGCGATGCGAAAGGCATCAGGCGGCATCGTTCCACCAAGGTCACAAACCGTAAAGAAGCAGAAAAAATTGCCGCCAAATATGAAGAGGCTGCCCAGAAGAGACGCACCTTTGCCCAGGTCAAACAGGTGATCAGTGACTTTCATGAGGAGCTCACTGGTGAAAAAGTTAAAGCTGTCAGCCTGCGGGATTTCATTAATGATTGGCTCAAAGAAAAGGAGGCTGAAACAAAGCCTTCCACCATGGATTTTTACCGCTCTGCCGCCACCCGCTTTGCCGATTTCATAGGGACCCAAGACAACGGAGACATTTTTCACGTAGGTCGTGCATCAGTCGTGCAATATCGCGGCGACCTGTTGAAGACGATGTCTTCCACAAGCACGAACCACCACCTCAAGTGCATCAAGATGATTTTTAGAGCGGCAAAGAAGAACGGAATCGTTGCCGAAGATCCTGCCGAAAGCGTGGACACAGTAAGGAAGTCCGAGGAGGGAACTGAGCGCTTGCCGTTTGAGTTGGATGATATCAAGAAGGTTCTAGCTCTCGCAGATGATGAGTGGAAATCCATGATCCTGGTTGGCCTTTACATCGGTCAACGTCTCTCAGATGTGGCCAAACTGGAGTGGTCTGCGGTTGACCTGGATTCTGAAAAGATCACGCTTGTCACCACCAAGACAGGTCGTCGCATGTCCCTTCCTATTGCTGCGCCTCTCAAAAACCACCTCACAAAGACACCAAAGGAAAAACGGCAAGGACCGCTTCATCCGCATGCTGCAGCCGTCTTTGCCAAAACTGGGAAGGTGAGCACGCTCAGCAATCAGTTTGCTAAGCTGTTGGCGGCAGCAGGGCTTCGTGAAAAGGTCAGCCATACCAAAACAAAATCTGGTCGCGGAGCCAAGCGCGACTTGAACGCACTGAGCTTCCACAGCCTGAGGCATACTGCGGTTTCGCTGCTCAAAGCGGCCGGCGTAGATCAAGCCACGGTCATGGAAATGATCGGCCACGAAAGCGAACAGATGAGCGCTCACTATACGCACGTGGGAGAGGAATCACTGAAAAAGGCAGCGGCAAAACTGCCTGACATCGTGAGTGAGTGA